A part of Capsicum annuum cultivar UCD-10X-F1 chromosome 6, UCD10Xv1.1, whole genome shotgun sequence genomic DNA contains:
- the LOC107873673 gene encoding putative lysine-specific demethylase JMJ16 isoform X1 encodes MKTVSSEVGCLIVLDRDIKRYFVSVLMGAKRTRLHGESDDWKKYPIPPGFESPMPFTLKEVENNEKACKFVAVGNESEQDPSQAASTSTIISVGKLKSSVRCRPWILDDDVDHMEEDSGCEADKVIARSRPELARIPSLDEAPVLHPTEEEFEDTLKYVASILPHVKNYGVCRIVPPSSWKPPCRINEEDTRYGVDTHVQRISDFQSLFFKNRLVGDHKKTSNRRQKILSMKSDLEHDVELKEFDCCNEHFELKSGPKFKLKAFKNYADHFTRQYFVKEDQITVSNDKEDATKMLSEPSIPDIEGEYWRIIENPTEEIEVLHGNITETSGFPLKTNPRDVTECPQYVESGWNLNNTPKLQDSLLRFESCSNSSIFFPRLSVAMCFSSNHWRTEEHHLYLLSYIHFGAPRIFYGVPGSFRCKFEEAVKKHLPQLSAHPCLLHNHATQFSPSILTSEGIPVYRCVQNPKEFVLILPGAYHAEFDCGFNCYEAVNFAPFDWLPHGQNAVELYRELDRKTSISHDKLLLDAAAEAIRSLGELARQNNNSFDNSKWRAVCWNYGYLTKAFQTRVAAEVRQRKYLCAALESRKMEYDFCASTKRECVTCFYDLYLSAIGCNCSPHKYTCLLHAKQLCACAWSEKYLLIRYEIDELNIMVEALDRKLSAVYKLAKEKLGLPVSDVSKDAKKDGGTVTVKDEPVIPDVKLSESESHRSTSRQASDAQRYKKADVFFAPSVRPSSTTNTLDQISGSCVGADALNHRSQSKENTPIQHTAVGKTIQTSSTVGPSSTTNTVDRISGPCVGADALNHRSQSKGNAPIHHTAVGKTIPTSSNTDLKKHLARGSSLTDRNVIVLSDDED; translated from the exons ATGAAAACA GTCAGTTCTGAAGTTGGATGTCTGATTGTGCTCGACAGAGATATAAAG CGCTATTTTGTTTCAGTGCTAATGGGGGCCAAGCGCACAAGATTACATGGTGAAAGTGACGACTGGAAAAAGTATCCAATTCCACCTGGTTTTGAATCGCCAATGCCCTTCACATTAAAGGAGGTAGAAAATAATGAGAAAGCCTGTAAATTTGTCGCTGTTGGGAATGAGTCTGAGCAAGATCCTAGCCAGGCGGCATCTACTTCAACAATTATTAGCGTAGGAAAGCTTAAGAGTTCTGTTAGGTGTAGGCCTTGGAtacttgatgatgatgttgatcaCATGGAAGAAGATTCTGGATGTGAAGCTGATAAG GTTATTGCAAGAAGTCGTCCGGAATTGGCACGGATCCCTTCACTTGATGAGGCTCCTGTACTCCATCCTACTGAGGAG GAGTTTGAAGATACTCTCAAGTATGTTGCAAGCATCCTTCCACATGTCAAGAACTATGGAGTATGCCGTATTGTTCCTCCCTCTTCCTGGAAACCACCTTGCCGCATTAACGAAGAGGACACGAGGTATGGAGTTGACACCCATGTCCAGCGCATTAGCGACTTCCAGAGTCTGTTTTTCAAGAATAGACTTGTGGGAGACCATAAAAAGACGAGTAATAGACGGCAGAAAATCCTAAGTATGAAGTCAGATTTGGAACACGACGTGGAACTTAAAGAATTTGATTGTTGTAATGAACACTTTGAACTCAAAAGTGGGCCAAAGTTTAAACTGAAAGCTTTCAAGAATTACGCTGATCATTTCACGAGGCAGTACTTTGTCAAGGAAGATCAGATCACAGTGTCAAACGACAAAGAAGATGCAACGAAGATGCTGTCAGAACCATCTATTCCTGATATTGAAGGAGAATACTGGAGGATTATTGAGAATCCAACTGAAGAAATTGAG GTGCTCCATGGGAATATTACGGAAACTAGTGGTTTTCCACTTAAAACCAATCCACGGGATGTAACTGAGTGTCCCCAATATGTGGAATCAGGTTGGAACTTGAACAATACCCCTAAGCTTCAAGATTCTCTTCTCCGCTTTGAGAGTTGTAGCAATTCCTCTATTTTCTTTCCCCGGCTCTCCGTTGCAATGTGTTTTTCATCAAATCACTGG AGAACTGAAGAGCACCACTTATATTTGCTATCCTACATACATTTTGGTGCCCCGAGAATATTTTATGGGGTTCCTGGCAGTTTTCGTTGCAAGTTTGAGGAAGCTGTCAAGAAGCATCTGCCACAGTTGTCAGCACATCCTTGTTTGCTTCACAACCAT GCCACACAATTCTCTCCTTCTATATTGACTTCAGAGGGTATACCTGTTTATCGTTGTGTGCAAAACCCAAAGGAGTTTGTTCTCATTCTCCCCGGAGCATACCATGCAGAGTTCGATTGTGGATTTAATTGTTATGAAGCAGTAAACTTTGCTCCCTTTGACTGGTTACCACATGGTCAGAATGCTGTGGAGCTGTACCGTGAGCTGGACAGAAAGACATCAATCTCCCATGATAAGCTGTTGCTTGATGCAGCTGCAGAAGCAATTAGGTCTTTAGGAGAACTTGCGCGACAAAACAATAATTCGTTTGATAATTCAAAATGGAGGGCAGTCTGTTGGAACTATGGTTATTTAACGAAAGCATTCCAG ACTCGGGTTGCCGCTGAAGTGAGACAACGGAAATATCTGTGTGCTGCTCTTGAATCACGAAAGATGGAGTATGACTTTTGCGCTTCCACCAAACGGGAGTGTGTTACATGCTTCTATGATCTATACCTTTCTGCCATTGGCTGCAACTGTTCTCCGCATAAATATACTTGTCTTCTTCATGCCAAGCAGCTATGTGCTTGTGCTTGGAGCGAGAAGTATTTGCTTATACGGTATGAAATAGATGAGCTGAACATCATGGTTGAAGCTTTGGATCGAAAGTTAAGCGCAGTTTATAAGCTGGCAAAAGAAAAACTTGGATTGCCTGTATCCGACGTTTCTAAAGATGCCAAAAAGGATGGAGGTACGGTAACAGTGAAGGACGAACCTGTAATTCCTGACGTGAAACTCTCTGAGAGTGAATCTCACCGATCAACCTCCAGACAAGCGTCAGATGCTCAACGGTACAAGAAAGCAGACGTGTTCTTTGCACCTTCGGTTCGTCCAAGTTCAACGACAAATACTTTGGATCAGATATCTGGATCGTGTGTTGGTGCAGATGCATTGAATCATCGATCACAATCAAAAGAAAACACTCCAATACAGCATACTGCCGTTGGAAAAACTATTCAGACTTCTTCCACAGTTGGTCCAAGTTCAACGACAAATACTGTGGATCGGATATCTGGACCGTGTGTTGGTGCAGATGCATTGAATCATCGATCACAATCAAAAGGAAACGCTCCAATACATCATACTGCCGTTGGAAAAACTATTCCGACTTCTTCCAATACAGATCTGAAGAAGCATCTTGCACGGGGGTCTTCATTGACTGATAGAAATGTGATTGTTCTCAGCGATGATGAAGACTAG
- the LOC107873673 gene encoding putative lysine-specific demethylase JMJ16 isoform X2, producing MGAKRTRLHGESDDWKKYPIPPGFESPMPFTLKEVENNEKACKFVAVGNESEQDPSQAASTSTIISVGKLKSSVRCRPWILDDDVDHMEEDSGCEADKVIARSRPELARIPSLDEAPVLHPTEEEFEDTLKYVASILPHVKNYGVCRIVPPSSWKPPCRINEEDTRYGVDTHVQRISDFQSLFFKNRLVGDHKKTSNRRQKILSMKSDLEHDVELKEFDCCNEHFELKSGPKFKLKAFKNYADHFTRQYFVKEDQITVSNDKEDATKMLSEPSIPDIEGEYWRIIENPTEEIEVLHGNITETSGFPLKTNPRDVTECPQYVESGWNLNNTPKLQDSLLRFESCSNSSIFFPRLSVAMCFSSNHWRTEEHHLYLLSYIHFGAPRIFYGVPGSFRCKFEEAVKKHLPQLSAHPCLLHNHATQFSPSILTSEGIPVYRCVQNPKEFVLILPGAYHAEFDCGFNCYEAVNFAPFDWLPHGQNAVELYRELDRKTSISHDKLLLDAAAEAIRSLGELARQNNNSFDNSKWRAVCWNYGYLTKAFQTRVAAEVRQRKYLCAALESRKMEYDFCASTKRECVTCFYDLYLSAIGCNCSPHKYTCLLHAKQLCACAWSEKYLLIRYEIDELNIMVEALDRKLSAVYKLAKEKLGLPVSDVSKDAKKDGGTVTVKDEPVIPDVKLSESESHRSTSRQASDAQRYKKADVFFAPSVRPSSTTNTLDQISGSCVGADALNHRSQSKENTPIQHTAVGKTIQTSSTVGPSSTTNTVDRISGPCVGADALNHRSQSKGNAPIHHTAVGKTIPTSSNTDLKKHLARGSSLTDRNVIVLSDDED from the exons ATGGGGGCCAAGCGCACAAGATTACATGGTGAAAGTGACGACTGGAAAAAGTATCCAATTCCACCTGGTTTTGAATCGCCAATGCCCTTCACATTAAAGGAGGTAGAAAATAATGAGAAAGCCTGTAAATTTGTCGCTGTTGGGAATGAGTCTGAGCAAGATCCTAGCCAGGCGGCATCTACTTCAACAATTATTAGCGTAGGAAAGCTTAAGAGTTCTGTTAGGTGTAGGCCTTGGAtacttgatgatgatgttgatcaCATGGAAGAAGATTCTGGATGTGAAGCTGATAAG GTTATTGCAAGAAGTCGTCCGGAATTGGCACGGATCCCTTCACTTGATGAGGCTCCTGTACTCCATCCTACTGAGGAG GAGTTTGAAGATACTCTCAAGTATGTTGCAAGCATCCTTCCACATGTCAAGAACTATGGAGTATGCCGTATTGTTCCTCCCTCTTCCTGGAAACCACCTTGCCGCATTAACGAAGAGGACACGAGGTATGGAGTTGACACCCATGTCCAGCGCATTAGCGACTTCCAGAGTCTGTTTTTCAAGAATAGACTTGTGGGAGACCATAAAAAGACGAGTAATAGACGGCAGAAAATCCTAAGTATGAAGTCAGATTTGGAACACGACGTGGAACTTAAAGAATTTGATTGTTGTAATGAACACTTTGAACTCAAAAGTGGGCCAAAGTTTAAACTGAAAGCTTTCAAGAATTACGCTGATCATTTCACGAGGCAGTACTTTGTCAAGGAAGATCAGATCACAGTGTCAAACGACAAAGAAGATGCAACGAAGATGCTGTCAGAACCATCTATTCCTGATATTGAAGGAGAATACTGGAGGATTATTGAGAATCCAACTGAAGAAATTGAG GTGCTCCATGGGAATATTACGGAAACTAGTGGTTTTCCACTTAAAACCAATCCACGGGATGTAACTGAGTGTCCCCAATATGTGGAATCAGGTTGGAACTTGAACAATACCCCTAAGCTTCAAGATTCTCTTCTCCGCTTTGAGAGTTGTAGCAATTCCTCTATTTTCTTTCCCCGGCTCTCCGTTGCAATGTGTTTTTCATCAAATCACTGG AGAACTGAAGAGCACCACTTATATTTGCTATCCTACATACATTTTGGTGCCCCGAGAATATTTTATGGGGTTCCTGGCAGTTTTCGTTGCAAGTTTGAGGAAGCTGTCAAGAAGCATCTGCCACAGTTGTCAGCACATCCTTGTTTGCTTCACAACCAT GCCACACAATTCTCTCCTTCTATATTGACTTCAGAGGGTATACCTGTTTATCGTTGTGTGCAAAACCCAAAGGAGTTTGTTCTCATTCTCCCCGGAGCATACCATGCAGAGTTCGATTGTGGATTTAATTGTTATGAAGCAGTAAACTTTGCTCCCTTTGACTGGTTACCACATGGTCAGAATGCTGTGGAGCTGTACCGTGAGCTGGACAGAAAGACATCAATCTCCCATGATAAGCTGTTGCTTGATGCAGCTGCAGAAGCAATTAGGTCTTTAGGAGAACTTGCGCGACAAAACAATAATTCGTTTGATAATTCAAAATGGAGGGCAGTCTGTTGGAACTATGGTTATTTAACGAAAGCATTCCAG ACTCGGGTTGCCGCTGAAGTGAGACAACGGAAATATCTGTGTGCTGCTCTTGAATCACGAAAGATGGAGTATGACTTTTGCGCTTCCACCAAACGGGAGTGTGTTACATGCTTCTATGATCTATACCTTTCTGCCATTGGCTGCAACTGTTCTCCGCATAAATATACTTGTCTTCTTCATGCCAAGCAGCTATGTGCTTGTGCTTGGAGCGAGAAGTATTTGCTTATACGGTATGAAATAGATGAGCTGAACATCATGGTTGAAGCTTTGGATCGAAAGTTAAGCGCAGTTTATAAGCTGGCAAAAGAAAAACTTGGATTGCCTGTATCCGACGTTTCTAAAGATGCCAAAAAGGATGGAGGTACGGTAACAGTGAAGGACGAACCTGTAATTCCTGACGTGAAACTCTCTGAGAGTGAATCTCACCGATCAACCTCCAGACAAGCGTCAGATGCTCAACGGTACAAGAAAGCAGACGTGTTCTTTGCACCTTCGGTTCGTCCAAGTTCAACGACAAATACTTTGGATCAGATATCTGGATCGTGTGTTGGTGCAGATGCATTGAATCATCGATCACAATCAAAAGAAAACACTCCAATACAGCATACTGCCGTTGGAAAAACTATTCAGACTTCTTCCACAGTTGGTCCAAGTTCAACGACAAATACTGTGGATCGGATATCTGGACCGTGTGTTGGTGCAGATGCATTGAATCATCGATCACAATCAAAAGGAAACGCTCCAATACATCATACTGCCGTTGGAAAAACTATTCCGACTTCTTCCAATACAGATCTGAAGAAGCATCTTGCACGGGGGTCTTCATTGACTGATAGAAATGTGATTGTTCTCAGCGATGATGAAGACTAG